A region of Anticarsia gemmatalis isolate Benzon Research Colony breed Stoneville strain chromosome 18, ilAntGemm2 primary, whole genome shotgun sequence DNA encodes the following proteins:
- the LOC142980550 gene encoding uncharacterized protein LOC142980550 isoform X4, whose translation MCLRTLNFPNSMVKINIQLIFFNYIVFVFADDYENDDKLYMLVSPDQHQRTPRLEDFFWTGSGDGPPPPPDPPLPAPVQPTTPVVRTTTVLATVYLDSYPPQAVTDRSTGECVLNCGEPSVPGSLEPEIPEDRRYWLLTVIQGSTPDSLQLRLARLYQKAFLRQQERHLGIIKSLDAPPARKKHDVHSFVVNKDNNSPISSQSSNTPFKYLDIDSSMVTPVEATSVIVRESKHVLNSSSLYPVNIELFSVDSVSTLINAEIKATKLNEVESWILATPTVILRKREVSDREELEDMREDLIDIPLESEGSDSNDTQLFKREILKPEQQPPVQVHIQNITESPETGSVQIVYVVLVGGRAVPAAVAARDMRLVRDAEVARELGAVVTTKAEPAYLKTAEGLEGEAGGGVHGTELWALAVGATIAILLLLVLLALLCFAHRKKAMKSAASLRAYRNELMREAERNQLKQVHEEKDGRLISVVSPSRTRPSSTLLPVYRAASAASSSSTTSSGVSEVATAFRRRQKKPHALRMPQKKRVGTTDSLLEAAGLDSSDSGQPSVPQTPTSYLSMPSVNAFPRGNVVEPLSRILEPVSVRHLDIDSPPSSPKKGKDLSKGKDVVPRRQMASQLVRLGSIDKDPGVIGPLVWDLHCQRIKDASKPSSPAKSTGSARKDAGPSRMRQRFNELMDDAFTLFGSVGSSPNSHDTYTVDNEKDSREKKDSSSGDQLAQARNDNVRLPGSPYTAMDTVRGRSAGPGPGRPVTSAEPPPPAEGGRPRTSFTRTAAERRVPPPARAWGHTPPQRLPQLTRLDTKKTLQ comes from the exons ATGTGCTTACGAACATTAAACTTTCCAAACAGCATggtcaaaattaatattcaattaatattttttaattacatcgTGTTTGTGTTTGCTGACGACTATGAAAATGACGACAAAC TCTACATGCTGGTATCTCCAGACCAGCATCAGCGCACTCCTCGTCTGGAAGACTTCTTCTGGACGGGGTCAGGGGACGGGCCGCCTCCACCGCCGGACCCGCCACTTCCAGCACCGGTACAACCAACCACACCAGTCGTCAGGACAACAACGGTCCTCGCCACTGTGTATCTGGACTCATATCCGCCGCAG GCAGTGACAGACAGATCAACGGGCGAGTGCGTGCTCAATTGCGGAGAGCCGAGCGTGCCAGGTAGCCTCGAGCCCGAGATCCCCGAGGACCGAAGGTACTGGCTGCTCACTGTCATACAGGGCTCCACTCCAGATAGCCTGCAATTGAGACTCGCTAGGTTGTACCAGAAGGCTTTCTTGAG gcaacaaGAACGGCATCTCGGTATAATCAAGTCTTTAGACGCGCCGCCAGCTCGGAAGAAGCATGACGTACATTCTTTTGTAGTGAATAAAGACAATAACAGTCCTATAAGCTCTCAGAGTTCTAACACTCCGTTCAAATATTTAGATATCGATAGTTCCATGGTCACTCCTGTGGAGGCAACTAGCGTAATAGTTAGAGAATctaaacatgttttaaattcttCTTCTTTATATCCAGTGAACATAGAATTGTTTTCTGTAGATAGTGTCAGTACGTTAATCAATGCAGAAATAAAAGCTACTAAATTGAATGAAGTAGAATCGTGGATATTAGCTACTCCTACTGTTATTCTTAGGAAGAGAGAAGTCTCTGATAGGGAAGAACTAGAAGATATGAGAGAAGATTTGATAGATATACCTTTAGAATCTGAAGGTAGTGATTCCAATGATACGCAGCTGTTCAAAAGGGAGATTTTAAAGCCGGAACAACAGCCACCCGTACAAGTccacatacaaaatataaccgag TCTCCAGAAACGGGTAGTGTTCAGATAGTGTACGTGGTGTTAGTTGGCGGGAGGGCCGTGCCAGCCGCCGTGGCTGCGAGGGACATGCGCCTAGTGAGGGATGCTGAGGTCGCAAGAGAACTCGGTGCTGTTGTCACTACGAAGGCCGAGC CAGCGTATTTGAAGACGGCCGAGGGTCTGGAAGGCGAGGCGGGGGGCGGGGTGCATGGTACTGAACTATGGGCTCTGGCTGTTGGTGCCACTATAGCAATCCTTCTGCTTTTAGTGCTACTGGCGTTACTGTGTTTTGCACATAG gaaaaaggCCATGAAATCTGCAGCTTCTCTTCGTGCTTACCGCAATGAGCTGATGAGAGAAGCTGAGAGAAACCAATTGAAACAAGTTCACGAGGAGAAAGACGGAAGG CTGATCAGCGTGGTATCTCCTAGTAGGACGAGGCCGAGTAGTACTCTACTACCGGTTTATAGAGCTGCTAGCGCCGCTTCTAG TTCATCAACGACATCGTCAGGAGTATCAGAAGTTGCGACGGCTTTCCGTCGCAGACAAAAGAAGCCACATGCTCTCAGAATGCCACAAAAGAAAAGAG TGGGTACTACTGACAGTTTGCTGGAAGCAGCAGGACTGGACAGTTCTGACAGCGGCCAGCCGTCTGTGCCGCAGACACCCACCTCGTATCTCTCCATGCCTTCTGTGAATGCTTTCCCAAG AGGCAACGTAGTAGAGCCACTCTCCCGTATCTTAGAGCCGGTGTCAGTCCGTCACTTAGACATAGACTCTCCGCCCAGTTCGCCTAAGAAGGGCAAAGATCTAAGTAAAGGCAAAGACGTGGTGCCGAGGCGACAGATGGCGTCACAACTAGTCAGATTGGGCAGCATTGACAAAGATCCGGGGGTTATAGGGCCTTTGGTGTGGGATCTACATTGCCAGAGGATTAAAGATG CATCCAAGCCATCAAGTCCAGCCAAGTCAACGGGCTCAGCTCGCAAGGACGCGGGTCCTTCCCGCATGAGACAGCGGTTCAACGAGCTGATGGACGATGCCTTCACTCTGTTCGGCAGTGTCGGTTCTAGTCCCAACTCACACGACACTTACACTGTGGACAATGAGAAAGACTCCAGGGAAAAGAAAG ATTCAAGTTCCGGCGACCAGTTAGCTCAGGCACGTAATGACAACGTGCGTCTCCCTGGATCACCGTACACCGCTATGGACACAGTTCGAGGGCGATCAGCAGGTCCTGGCCCTGG TCGCCCAGTGACGAGCGCCGAGCCTCCCCCTCCGGCGGAAGGTGGTCGCCCTCGCACGTCGTTCACGCGCACCGCGGCCGAGCGCAGGGTGCCGCCCCCCGCCCGGGCCTGGGGACATACTCCACCACAG AGATTGCCACAATTAACCAGACTAGACACAAAGAAAACTCTCCAATGA